One genomic window of Sebastes umbrosus isolate fSebUmb1 chromosome 15, fSebUmb1.pri, whole genome shotgun sequence includes the following:
- the vps28 gene encoding vacuolar protein sorting-associated protein 28 homolog, whose protein sequence is MFHGIPVTGGVGGAPANKPELYEEVKLYKNAREREKYDNMAELFAVVKTLQALEKAYIKDCVTPNEYTASCSRLLVQYKAAFKQVQGSDVGSIDDFCRKYRLDCPLAMERIKEDRPITIKDDKGNLNRCIADIVSLFITVMDKLRLEIRAMDEIQPDLRELMETMNRMSNMPPDSEAKDKVSLWLTTLSSMSASDELDDNQVRQMLFDLESAYNAFNRFLHSS, encoded by the exons ATGTTTCATGGGATACCAGTTACAGGAGGTGTGGGAGGAG ctcCGGCCAATAAGCCTGAGTTATATGAG GAGGTGAAATTATACAAGAATGCAAGAGAACGAGAGAA GTATGATAACATGGCTGAGTTGTTTGCTGTCGTCAAGACCCTTCAAGCCCTGGAGAAGGCTTACATCAAAGACTGCGTCACACCTAATGA GTACACTGCGTCCTGTTCCAGGCTGTTGGTTCAGTATAAGGCTGCATTCAAACAGGTGCAGGGCTCTGATGTGGGCTCTATCGATGATTTCTGCAGAAAGTATAGA CTCGACTGCCCCCTAGCCATGGAAAGGATTAAGGAGGATCGGCCAATCACCATCAAGGATGACAAGGGCAACCTGAATCGCTGCATTGCAGATATAGTTTCT ctcttcatcactgtgaTGGACAAGTTGAGACTGGAGATCAGGGCCATGGatgag ATCCAGCCAGACCTGAGGGAACTGATGGAAACCATGAACAGAATGAGCAACATGCCTCCAGACTCAGAGGCTAAGGACAAAGTCAGCCTCTG GTTGACCACCCTCAGCAGCATGTCAGCCTCAGACGAGTTGGATGATAATCAGGTGCGCCAGATGCTGTTTGATCTGGAGTCGGCCTACAATGCCTTCAACCGCTTCCTCCACTCCTCCTAA
- the LOC119503006 gene encoding aurora kinase A and ninein-interacting protein codes for MKTSKPALQTSAQEECGVWLDTVQLKGKAKQKKRPARPISKMLNPFAGGGGYSLAVALNFTQTKIEMPKTKQSSISTFFAPQGRVLNKMSTSEVPNVDPVQHCSSSTSSIHALTASSPERASGTKRKREIDLEMFDLYNSEPGVDHEWESENVTELEAALWQKQAAEGQFEEINPPQSKRRLTAASSLPVDSQPLPQAWSQDPLLTFSQYSEGEFYPTNQKNTTAKNFRDSEPSFLNSLQSEDPFGIQIDVEGRTSTQKSFKHFHSSQMDEEKENSMFLSSKSPRKRSTLSHIEPLSNHKWTEPKTASPRKHIPVSMWKRADKEESLESQFKWTKPSSSPLKRLAPQLSCREVDEDSLAMLFTQDSEGFRVIAHRGLQARSPLKDQSNISSGTVRTSAYKCLVEEDEEDKMLFTQDSQGNMVIKH; via the exons ATGAAGACCTCCAAACCAGCACTgcagacctctgctcaggagGAATGTGGTGTTTGGCTAGATACTGTGCAACTGAAAGGAAAAGCTAAACAAAAG AAACGACCCGCTCGACCCATTTCTAAAATGCTGAATCCCTTCGCTGGAGGCGGAGGATACAGTTTGGCTGTGGCACTCAACTTCACTCAGACCAAAATAGAGATGCCAAAGACCAAACAGAGCTCTATATCAACCTTCTTCGCACCTCAGGGCAGAG ttctCAATAAGATGTCTACTTCTGAAGTGCCAAACGTGGATCCAGTGCAGCATTGCTCATCATCTACCTCGTCTATACATGCCTTAACTGCATCCTCACCTGAAAGGGCATCAGGGACAAAACGAAAACGTGAAATAGATCTTGAAATGTTTGACTTATATAACTCTGAGCCTGGTGTGGATCATGAGTgggaaagtgaaaatgtgactgagcTTGAAGCAGCACTGTGGCAGAAGCAGGCAGCAGAAGGGCAATTTGAGGAGATAAATCCACCACAGAGTAAGAGGAGGCTCACTGCAGCCTCCTCATTGCCAGTTGACAGTCAACCTCTTCCACAGGCGTGGAGTCAGGACCCACTGCTCACCTTTAGCCAATATTCTGAAGGTGAATTTTACCCGACTAaccagaaaaacacaacagcaaagAACTTTAGAGACTCTGAGCCAAGTTTCCTTAACAGTCTACAAAGTGAGGACCCCTTTGGTATTCAGATTGACGTGGAAGGGAGAACCTCGACTCAAAAATCCTTTAAACACTTTCATTCTTCTCAGATggatgaggagaaagaaaacagcatGTTTTTGTCTTCTAAGTCCCCAAGAAAGCGCtcaactctctctcatattGAACCTCTTTCAAATCATAAATGGACAGAACCAAAAACTGCATCACCTCGAAAACATATTCCAGTGAGCATGTGGAAAAGGGCTGATAAAGAGGAGAGCCTCGAGTCACAGTTCAAGTGGACAAAACCGAGCAGCTCTCCTCTAAAAAGACTAGCACCGCAGCTGTCCTGCAGAGAGGTTGATGAGGACAGTTTGGCCATGTTGTTCACCCAGGACTCTGAAGGCTTCAGGGTGATAGCGCACAGAGGTCTGCAAGCTAGGAGTCCACTCAAAGATCAGAGTAACATAAGCTCTGGGACGGTGAGAACGAGCGCTTACAAATGTCTtgtggaggaggatgaggaagacaAGATGCTCTTCACTCAAGACTCTCAGGGAAATATGGTGATCAAACACTGA
- the cap2 gene encoding adenylyl cyclase-associated protein 2 produces the protein MEGLMERMERAVTRLEKLSVTMQASSGLANGDCVNGFDGGLSQCVEAFEVLLRGPVSEYLNYSRAIGREVEKHAEMVNTALQTQRTFLKMAATHQEPSQTELDDLLKPISDHIQEIQSFRERNRGCSLFNHLSAVSESIPALGWVAVNQKPGPYVKEMNDAATFYTNRVLKDYKETDRRHVDWVRSYLSIWTEMQSFIKQHHTTGLVWSKSGPIAPPSLFAPPSAPSCPPPPPPPPPPGPPPVFTDDDSQSQAGGTEAQHSALFAQLNQGMDITKGLKHVSDEKKSHKNPNLRSQATPTKTKSPGTVNSPRAAVQKRPPLLELEGKKWRVENFDQNHDLVIEETELKQVVYVFACNNSTLQIKGKVNSIIIDNCKKLGLVFENVVGIVEIINSKSIQIQVLGRVPTMSINTTEGCQVYLSKDSLNCNIVSAKSSEMNILVPQDDEYREFPVPEQYKTVWDGSKLVTEPTEIAG, from the exons ATGGAAGGTTTAATGGAGCGGATGGAACGAGCTGTGACTCGCCTGGAGAAGTTGTCCGTGACGATGCAGGCGTCCAGCGGCTTGGCCAACGGGGACTGTGTCAACGGCTTCGATGGAG GTTTGTCTCAGTGTGTGGAGGCCTTTGAGGTCCTACTGAGAGGTCCAGTGTCAGAGTACCTGAACTACAGCCGAGCCATAGGACGTGAGGTGGAGAAACAT GCGGAGATGGTGAACACCGCCCTGCAGACTCAGAGAACTTTCCTCAAGATGGCTGCTACACACCAGGAACCTTCACAG ACGGAGCTGGACGACCTGCTGAAGCCCATTTCGGATCACATCCAGGAGATCCAAAGCTTCCGTGAACGAAACCGCGGCTGCAGCCTCTTCAACCACCTGTCAGCCGTCAGCGAGAGCATCCCCGCCCTAGGATGGGTGGCTGTG AATCAGAAGCCGGGTCCGTATGTGAAGGAGATGAATGATGCTGCCACCTTCTACACCAACAGAGTGCTGAAGGACTACAAGGAAAC CGACAGACGTCATGTAGACTGGGTGCGTTCCTACCTGTCAATCTGGACCGAGATGCAGTCCTTCATCAAACAGCACCACACCACAGGACTGGTGTGGAGCAAGAGT GGCCCCATcgctcctccttctctcttcgCCCCCCCCAGTGCTCCCTCCtgtccacctccacctcctccacctcctcctcccggcccacCTCCGGTCTTCACTGACGATGACTCCCAGTCTCAGGCGGGTGGCACGGAGGCCCAACACTCAGCGCTGTTTGCCCAGCTCAACCAGGGCATGGACATCACTAAAG GTCTGAAGCATGTATCCGATGAAAAGAAGTCCCATAAGAACCCCAATCTGCGTTCACAAGCAACACCGACCAAAACAAAGTCCCCGGGGACTGTGAACTCACCCAGGGCGGCTGTCCAGAAAAGACCCCctctgctggagctggaggGGAAAAAATGGAGGGTG GAGAACTTTGATCAGAACCACGACCTGGTGATTGAGGAGACGGAGCTGAAACAAGTGGTCTACGTCTTCGCCTGTAACAACTCCACCCTGCAGATTAAGGGCAAAGTTAACTCCATCATCATAG ACAACTGCAAGAAGCTGGGTTTGGTTTTTGAGAACGTAGTTGGGATTGTGGAGATCATCAACTCCAAATCAATTCAGATACAG GTGTTGGGAAGAGTTCCCACCATGTCCATCAACACGACGGAGGGCTGCCAGGTCTACCTGAGTAAGGACTCCCTCAACTGTAACATCGTCAGCGCCAAGAGCTCTGAGATGAACATCCTGGTACCACAAGATGACGAATAT AGGGAGTTTCCAGTACCAGAGCAGTACAAGACCGTTTGGGACGGCTCCAAACTGGTGACAGAGCCCACTGAGATCGCAGGCTGA
- the rbm24a gene encoding RNA-binding protein 24 isoform X2, which translates to MADRSAADRACKDPNPIIDGRKANVNLAYLGAKPRVMQPGFTFGVPQIHPAFIQRPYGIPAHYVYPQAFVQPSVVIPHVQPTAAAPTAASSPYIDYTGAAYAQYSAAAASAAAAAAYEQYPYAASPAAAGYVATAGYGYAVQQPLATAAPGSAAAAAAAFGQYQPQQLQADRMQ; encoded by the exons ATGGCGGACCGCTCGGCTGCAGACCGGGCCTGCAAGGACCCCAACCCAATCATTGACGGCAGGAAGGCCAACGTCAACCTGGCCTACCTGGGGGCCAAGCCTCGGGTGATGCAGCCAG GTTTTACCTTTGGCGTTCCCCAAATTCACCCTGCTTTCATCCAAAGGCCTTATGG CATCCCGGCCCACTATGTGTACCCTCAGGCCTTCGTTCAGCCTAGTGTGGTCATTCCTCATGTGCAACCTACAGCTGCTGCACCCACCGCCGCTTCCTCCCCCTACATCGACTACACCGGAGCTGCTTATGCGCAGTATTCTGCAGCTGCAGCCAGcgctgctgccgccgctgcaTATGAGCAGTATCCCTACGCCGCATCCCCTGCCGCCGCAGGCTATGTGGCTACCGCCGGCTACGGCTACGCAGTCCAGCAGCCTTTAGCCACAGCTGCCCCAGGCTCAGCCGCCGCTGCAGCCGCAGCCTTCGGTCAGTACCAGCCTCAGCAGCTGCAAGCTGACCGGATGCAATAG